In Gracilibacillus salitolerans, the sequence ATCTACTTTTATCATCTCAGCTAACTTTTCTTGAATAATTCCTGGGTTTTCACATATTCGCACAAGGTACAAATACTGCCCTTTTGTAAGGTTATATTCTTTAAATTCTATATTACTTATAGAATCTAATGCCCTAGCTATCATTCCAATTTCACGAAGAATTTCTTTCATAATTAACTCCTCAGTTCGTATTTTTTGTTGTAAATGCAATAAAAATGACCTGTATTAAATTTAACCTATTTTTGATGTATTTGCAACAAAAATAGATGATCACTTCTCCTTTTTTATCTCTTACTGCTACCTTTTTCAAATTTGTGCTATATTTATTGCTAAGGAGAGGATTACATGACAAAGATTCTGATCGTGGAAGATGAAGAAAAGTTAGCTCGTGTATTGGAATTAGAATTAGGCTATGAAGACTATCAAACTACTATTGCTACAGATGGACAGATGGCTTTCCAACTTCTACAGGAAAATCATTATGACCTTGTTTTATTAGATATCATGCTACCAGGAATGAGCGGACTTGAAATTCTCAGACGCTATCGAAGAGCAAATACAGCTACACCAATCCTTTTATTAACGGCTCGTGATGAAGTACATGATAAAGTTTCAGGCCTTGACTTAGGAGCAAATGATTATATAACAAAACCATTTCAAATGGAGGAATTATTAGCCAGAGTCCGGGCACAACTACGTCAAGCAGAACCCGCTAATTTTCAGCAAGACCAACTGGTCCATCATGATTTATACATTGATCTCCAGTCAAGAGATGTCACAAGAAACGGTGAAACAATTGAACTCACACCTCGCGAATATGATCTGCTTACCTTTTTATTACAAAACAAAAACCAAGTCTTCAGCCGTGATCAATTATTGGATAAAGTCTGGGGCTTTGATTATGCTGGGGATACCAATGTTGTTGATGTCTATATCCGCTATATTCGCAATAAAATTGATAAACCCTACGAAAAGGTAACTATTCAAACCGTTCGTGGTGTAGGTTATACGATAAAGGATGTAAAATAATGAAGTTACGAACAAAAGTACAACTCTTTTTAAGTGGATTTATGGCACTGGTTATTCTTGTTATCAACAGTGCTGTCTATGTATTATATGAAGAGCGGGTTAGTGAAAACGAATTGAATCGAGTAAAAGCAGATGCAGAAAACGTTATGGAGGCTATTGCAGAAAATTCGACTGTCGACCTTGATAATGAAAATCTACTAAAGGCATTTCTTCCTGCAAATGCCATTATTCGGATTATAGAAGAGGATATGGAAGAAGCACTATTGCATGAAGTTTACACAGAGGAACAGTTTACACATTGGCCATTTTCCTATTTGACATCTGAACAAACCAGGATTGCAAGAGATGAAAGTAAGACACCTTATGCTCAGGTATCGATACCGATAATTTGGGAAGATGGCTCCATTGTAACGTTACAGGTCAGTGAAGCACTATACTCAATGGAGGATTCATTAAGTACTCTTCAACTTGTGTTATTTCTTACTGCAGGATTAATGCTAATCCCTGCATTGTTTGCTGGATATTTTTTATCCCGCTATATTACGAAGCAGATACAGTCCTTAACATTAGAAATGAAAGAAAATCCGAAGAAAGGTAAGTGGGAGAAACTCACCATTAATAAAAAAAATAAAGATGAGATCAGTGAAATGCAGCAAGCCTACAATGCTATGATTGAGCGGATTGAGGAGAACAGGCAGAAGCAAGAACGATTCGTATCCGATGCTTCCCACGAACTTCGAACCCCTATCTCGGTTATTAGGAGCTATGCGGAACTGTTAAAAAGACGCGGAAAAGATAAACCGGAAATTTTCGATGAAGCAACAGATGCCATTCTGTCAGAGTCCGATCGAATGCAACACTTAACCGAACAAATGCTGATCTTAGCAAAAAATGAAGATCAGGAAAACATCATATTCGAGCAAGTCAATATCAGTCAGATTGCCCGTGATGTCATTCGATCGTTATCTACTGCTTATCAACGTGAAATTAAATATTATCATGATGTAGATCATGATATCACCATTGGTGCAGACCGTAGGAAGATTCAACAGGCTATCTATATTTTAGTTGATAATGCATGTAAATATAGTGAGGATATCGTGCTTGTACGTATGCAGAAAAATCATCAGCAGTTAACGATTGATGTTAGCGATAAAGGAGAAGGCTTAACGGAAAATGAGTTGGTACATATTTTTGACCGGTTTTACCGTGTTGATAAGGCTCGTAGCCGAAAAGCCGGCGGAACTGGACTTGGCCTTGCTATTTGTCATCAAATAATTCAGGCACATGGAGGCGAAATCGAAATCACAAGTCAAGTGAATCAAGGATCAACATTCACGCTGAAATTACCAATGTGAGAGTAAAAGCTTCCATTTCTCATCAAATTCTCATTTTCCTCTCATGGTCTACTCATCATGATTGATTAGACTGTAAGTAACAAGAAACAAGGAGTGATCATGGATGAAAAACAAACTATTTTTTATCATATTAACAATTATTATTGTCATTGGTAGTGTAGTAGCTATTTACAACTTTACTTCTAATCCTGCTAGTGCCTATTTATCAGAGGAAGAGGCTAAGGAAAAAGTCTCCGATCAATTCTCAGGCAAGATCATGGAATTAGAATTAGATGAGGAAAATAACCGAAAAGTATATGAGGTGGAAATCAAGGGGACAGATCGTGATTATGAATTGAAAATCGACGCAGAAACGGGGGAAATTTTACTATTAAACGAGAAAACTGGTACTCTAAGAGACAACTCTGTAGCAAAAGAAGAAGCTGCTGATGACCAAGATAATACTGATCAAGAAGATAAAAATGAAACGGACAATAAGGACGAGCAGAATGAAGAAACTAAGCAACAATCCGATAACGCAAATAACACATTAATTTCAGCAGAGGAAGCAAGATCTATTGCTACAGATCAATATCCGGGGACAATTACAGATTTTGAGCAAGATGAAGATGACGGAAGATACCTATACGAAATTGAAATAAGAACAAACACGCACGAAGTTGATTTAGAAATTGATGCATACACTGGTTCCATTATCTCTATTTCCAAAGATGACCTCGATGATGACTAACAAATCTAAGAAAATAATGTACTTCGTTTAGTGATGAAGGACATTTATAGAGATCATCCAAGGAAGTCCCATTTTCATGGAACAAAAACAATATACAATAAATAAACAGCTAACAAGTAAATCAGTGAGCTTGCAAATAAAAGGTTTGCCCATTTTTTAATAGAGTGGGCTTTAAATCCTGCCATGCCAATTGCTAACCACCCGAGATTCAACAATGAAATTAGGATATAAAACAAATTGCTAAATCCAGTTAAAAATAAAGGAATAAATAATAATAATGCCATATAAATAACATTTCGACGAATAGTAATCTGATAACCACGCACAACTGGTAACATTTTCAGTCCTGAACGAGCATAATCATCATATTTGCGAATAGCAATTGCATACGTATGTGGCATTTGCCACAGGAACATAATAGCAAAAAGTGTCAGTGGAATCGCGTGGAATGCTGAACCTACCACTGCCCACCCCATCATTGGCGTGACTGCACCAGACAAACTGCCAATATGCGTATTCCAAGTAACTCTTCTCTTGGTCCACACAGTATAAACCACAACATACGTATACCAGCCAATGAAACCTAAAATAGCCACTTCAATATTAATGAATAATAATAGCAATTGGCCAACCAAACTCAGTGATATTCCTAATATAAGAATCGCTCGTAATGATATAGAACCTGTTACAGTCGGACGTTGTTTGGTGCGTTCCATTAACTTATCAACATCCGCTTCCAACCAATTATTTAACGTTAAAGCTCCAGCTACCAACAACGTACTTCCTGCTAGAAGCAACATAAAATCTAACCAATAGTTTCCAAATGAAATATTATAGTAACGTGCTGCCATAATAAATCCCAGTAAAGCAGGCAGCACGTTCGCTATTAATACAAATCTCTTAAATAAATATCTTAACTCTTTCCATACACTAACCATTACATGAACTCCTTAAACCTGCTTTATATAAATATGCCAGCTTGAGCCAGTTCCAATATTGTGAGCCTTAGCAAATGAACCCTGATTGATCGCCACTGCCAAGTTATCCAAGGAATTTACATATAAAACTGGCTCTCCAATCTGAATCGTAGCAAAAGAACGACCAAATGTCACTTTATTGCGATACACCCTTCTCGTATCATGGAGAATTTCTATTTCTACTGCTTTCCCGTAATCAATATTTAATTGGAGAAATAGTTCTCTGCTAATATTAGTCCACAAATTACCAAAACGTACATCTAATATATCAATCGTCCCACTTATCATTTGTTCTTCAAGCTTCGGTTCATAAAATGGCAGGCGCACAATATCCTCGATTTCTAACTCCGGACCGACTTTATCAAAAGAAATTACTCCGGCAGCTATTCGAGCACCTGTATATGCATAAATATCTCGTCCATGAAAAGTATGAGAAGCGCCTGACATCGGTAACCTATTGACTTCTTCATCAATTTCACGGATTTGCTTGATGCCAATTTTATAATAAATATGTGTTAGTGTACCATTATCGGGTGTAACAATATATTGATTATTCTCCGTTTGGACAACCACACTTTTTCGTTCTGAACCGACCCCTGGATCTACTACAGATACAAAAACAGTATTTTCTGGCCAATAAGAAAGTGTTTGTAATAATCGATAAGAACCAGACCAAATATCAAATGGTGGTATATCATGAGTATTATCATATATGGGTACGACTTTACTTACACTATGTGCAACACCTTTCATTGCACTAACAGCCCCATCTTCAAGTCCAAAATCGGATTGTAAAACCAATGCATTCATCATCATGATTACCCCTTTCTATGCTTAGCACCATTATACTATTATCTAACAATGAAATGAAAGAATATCATTTAAGGAACAAAATAGCTGGCGTTGATTCTTGGTAAAAGCTTTCTTTTGCTTAAGTTTTCTCCCAGGCATGAATAATCACAGCCTACTATTTCGAAGGCACCTAATATTCCAAAGATATCAGGTGCCTTCTTTTACTATTACTCAAATGTCGGCCAATTATTAAGCCATTTTATTTTCCTGATTTGCATACGAATGATACCATCTGCATCCCCATCATAATAATGATACACCATATAATAGCCGTTATTTCTTTGAATAACATCCTGTCCGCCTGGACCAATTTGGTTATCGCTACTTTCTAAAATAATATCACCGCCGCCTTGCAATAGCTCCTGCCCCTCCGAGTCCAGATAAGGACCAGTCACAGATTCAGCACGGCCTACTGCTACTTTGTAGGTACTATCTACGCCATTACAGCATGAATCCCAGGAAGTTAATAAATAATAATAGCCATCTCGTTCAAAAATAGTTGGGCCTTCAATTGCATTGTGCTGGTTTGTAGATTCTCTGGAGGCAATTTCCGTCGGTTCTCCGCTTAATTCAGTCATACTATCTGAAAGCTCCTGTACCACAATACCACCAAAATGCGAGCCATAAACCATCCACCAGCTACCTTCTGCCGTAAAAACCATAGGATCTATTGCGTTATATACTGTTTCACCAGGTGCTGACGTGAAAATAGACCCATGATCTTCCCAACTAGCTAAGTCTCCTGGTGTAGTCGTACTCGCAACACCAATTCCGGAATGGTTTGTACCGAAAATGGATGCAGCATAGTAAAGATAGTAAGTACCATCCTTTTCCACAACATGCGGAGCCCACAAATGTGCTATATTATAATCGAAAGTCCATTCGGGCACCGCTATTTCCCCCATCGCCTCCCATGGCCCTGTCAAGGATTCCGTAGATTTCCTCATGAAAATACCTCCAGGATCATCTGTACTTCTTGCTGCACCAGTAGACACCACAAAAAATTCACCATTCGCCTCAAATATGGACGGATCATGTACTGGATCATCAATCCCTAAGGCAGGATCATAGTCACCATATTTTCCGCTCATCTCTAATAAAGTAGTTTCTCCACCATTTGTTAAACCATTTAATTTATCACTATTAATATTAACGACTATTAATACACCTAATGATATAATGATTGCGATCCACATTCCTTTTTTCTTCAAAACAAAAATCCACCTTTCTCTGTAATTTATCCGCACACATTATAGCATAACATTAACCATAATGTATACGTTTGCAGATAAAAGCGGATTAAATTAATAAATTAGATATCCATATAATTTCCAGCATCATCAATAAATGCAAACTGACTTATTTTCCAGCCTTTTTCTATGAGACGGTATATATTATCGGCTGTCTCACTTGGATCTTTTGGTGCTTTGTCGCCACCCATACCTGTTTTCATCCATCCAGGATGGACAGATATTACATCGACCGGTTCTTCCTGCAAATATACACTTAATTTTTCAGTTAGCATATTCAATGCTACCTTTGTCATACCATATGGATAGTCCCCACTATATGCATTAGTTAGACTCCCTGCTTCCGAACTGATATTAATAATAGCTTGTGTTTCTGCCACTTGTTGCCTTAGTCCTATTCGCAAAACAGGTAAAAAATGTTTCACTACTCTCATTGGCCCTAACGTATTCACATCAAATGCTTGCAGTACTGCATTCATATCCAATTCTTCTATCGTTTTCTCCCGTTCATTTAAAATAGCTGCATTATTTATAATCACATCTAAATATTGATCGGTCAGTTTAACAGCTTCGGCAGCTTGTTTTACTGATTTTTCATTTGTTACGTCCATATGTATAATCCGAAGTTGTCCTTCATAAGATTCTTTTAAGTTTTGTAATTCTTTTATATGTTTATCGGCTACAGAGCGAACAGCAGCAAAAATAATATTGCCTTTTTTTAGGCCAGTACGAACCAATGCTAAGCCTAATCCTCTATTAGCTCCTGTAACTAAAACTTTCATCCTTTCACCTCATTTTTTATTTTTTGTAAACCCTTACATTTTTTATTTTATCATATTTCCGCTTCGATTTGAAAAAAACTAATGAATATGGCTGGATTGTTCACGAGA encodes:
- a CDS encoding PepSY domain-containing protein — protein: MKNKLFFIILTIIIVIGSVVAIYNFTSNPASAYLSEEEAKEKVSDQFSGKIMELELDEENNRKVYEVEIKGTDRDYELKIDAETGEILLLNEKTGTLRDNSVAKEEAADDQDNTDQEDKNETDNKDEQNEETKQQSDNANNTLISAEEARSIATDQYPGTITDFEQDEDDGRYLYEIEIRTNTHEVDLEIDAYTGSIISISKDDLDDD
- a CDS encoding SDR family oxidoreductase, coding for MKVLVTGANRGLGLALVRTGLKKGNIIFAAVRSVADKHIKELQNLKESYEGQLRIIHMDVTNEKSVKQAAEAVKLTDQYLDVIINNAAILNEREKTIEELDMNAVLQAFDVNTLGPMRVVKHFLPVLRIGLRQQVAETQAIINISSEAGSLTNAYSGDYPYGMTKVALNMLTEKLSVYLQEEPVDVISVHPGWMKTGMGGDKAPKDPSETADNIYRLIEKGWKISQFAFIDDAGNYMDI
- the cyoE gene encoding heme o synthase, which produces MVSVWKELRYLFKRFVLIANVLPALLGFIMAARYYNISFGNYWLDFMLLLAGSTLLVAGALTLNNWLEADVDKLMERTKQRPTVTGSISLRAILILGISLSLVGQLLLLFINIEVAILGFIGWYTYVVVYTVWTKRRVTWNTHIGSLSGAVTPMMGWAVVGSAFHAIPLTLFAIMFLWQMPHTYAIAIRKYDDYARSGLKMLPVVRGYQITIRRNVIYMALLLFIPLFLTGFSNLFYILISLLNLGWLAIGMAGFKAHSIKKWANLLFASSLIYLLAVYLLYIVFVP
- a CDS encoding SAM hydrolase/SAM-dependent halogenase family protein, which gives rise to MMMNALVLQSDFGLEDGAVSAMKGVAHSVSKVVPIYDNTHDIPPFDIWSGSYRLLQTLSYWPENTVFVSVVDPGVGSERKSVVVQTENNQYIVTPDNGTLTHIYYKIGIKQIREIDEEVNRLPMSGASHTFHGRDIYAYTGARIAAGVISFDKVGPELEIEDIVRLPFYEPKLEEQMISGTIDILDVRFGNLWTNISRELFLQLNIDYGKAVEIEILHDTRRVYRNKVTFGRSFATIQIGEPVLYVNSLDNLAVAINQGSFAKAHNIGTGSSWHIYIKQV
- a CDS encoding arabinan endo-1,5-alpha-L-arabinosidase; this translates as MKKKGMWIAIIISLGVLIVVNINSDKLNGLTNGGETTLLEMSGKYGDYDPALGIDDPVHDPSIFEANGEFFVVSTGAARSTDDPGGIFMRKSTESLTGPWEAMGEIAVPEWTFDYNIAHLWAPHVVEKDGTYYLYYAASIFGTNHSGIGVASTTTPGDLASWEDHGSIFTSAPGETVYNAIDPMVFTAEGSWWMVYGSHFGGIVVQELSDSMTELSGEPTEIASRESTNQHNAIEGPTIFERDGYYYLLTSWDSCCNGVDSTYKVAVGRAESVTGPYLDSEGQELLQGGGDIILESSDNQIGPGGQDVIQRNNGYYMVYHYYDGDADGIIRMQIRKIKWLNNWPTFE
- a CDS encoding response regulator transcription factor, whose translation is MTKILIVEDEEKLARVLELELGYEDYQTTIATDGQMAFQLLQENHYDLVLLDIMLPGMSGLEILRRYRRANTATPILLLTARDEVHDKVSGLDLGANDYITKPFQMEELLARVRAQLRQAEPANFQQDQLVHHDLYIDLQSRDVTRNGETIELTPREYDLLTFLLQNKNQVFSRDQLLDKVWGFDYAGDTNVVDVYIRYIRNKIDKPYEKVTIQTVRGVGYTIKDVK
- a CDS encoding sensor histidine kinase — encoded protein: MKLRTKVQLFLSGFMALVILVINSAVYVLYEERVSENELNRVKADAENVMEAIAENSTVDLDNENLLKAFLPANAIIRIIEEDMEEALLHEVYTEEQFTHWPFSYLTSEQTRIARDESKTPYAQVSIPIIWEDGSIVTLQVSEALYSMEDSLSTLQLVLFLTAGLMLIPALFAGYFLSRYITKQIQSLTLEMKENPKKGKWEKLTINKKNKDEISEMQQAYNAMIERIEENRQKQERFVSDASHELRTPISVIRSYAELLKRRGKDKPEIFDEATDAILSESDRMQHLTEQMLILAKNEDQENIIFEQVNISQIARDVIRSLSTAYQREIKYYHDVDHDITIGADRRKIQQAIYILVDNACKYSEDIVLVRMQKNHQQLTIDVSDKGEGLTENELVHIFDRFYRVDKARSRKAGGTGLGLAICHQIIQAHGGEIEITSQVNQGSTFTLKLPM